One genomic segment of Kiritimatiella glycovorans includes these proteins:
- a CDS encoding TlpA family protein disulfide reductase — translation MKKMITAMAALLLAMAVGCGAKDTGERGDASSAELTVEPAGVAEIERRIDESDKELVMVHLWATWCPPCRAEFPGLVKLGTLPEADRMEVILISVDPAGNPDQVRSFLNKYGSPWGSLIAENPGEELIRLFSKQWNGSIPATFFFGPERQRLESWVGAHSRERYEETIKDLLESGSKE, via the coding sequence ATGAAAAAAATGATTACGGCGATGGCGGCCCTGCTTCTGGCGATGGCGGTCGGGTGCGGAGCAAAAGACACCGGGGAGCGTGGCGACGCGTCTTCAGCCGAACTCACCGTGGAGCCCGCCGGGGTCGCAGAGATCGAGCGGAGGATTGACGAATCGGACAAGGAGCTGGTGATGGTTCACCTGTGGGCGACGTGGTGTCCGCCCTGCCGGGCTGAATTTCCGGGCCTGGTCAAGCTGGGAACCCTTCCCGAAGCGGACCGGATGGAGGTCATCCTGATCTCGGTCGACCCGGCCGGAAATCCGGACCAAGTACGCTCGTTCCTGAATAAGTACGGTTCGCCGTGGGGTTCGCTCATCGCGGAAAACCCCGGCGAAGAGCTGATCCGCCTGTTTTCCAAACAATGGAACGGGTCCATACCGGCCACGTTCTTCTTCGGCCCCGAGAGGCAGCGCCTCGAATCGTGGGTCGGAGCGCACTCCCGCGAACGCTATGAAGAAACCATTAAAGACCTGCTCGAGTCCGGGTCGAAGGAGTAA
- the ltrA gene encoding group II intron reverse transcriptase/maturase, with amino-acid sequence MTEEATEYYRIDDRLLPPKLAALRQKLSQKAKQEKRFRFYSLYGHIGRADTLLAAWKHVRANGGKEGPDGVTIEDIEQSQGGVEAFLADIERSLKDRTYRAGKVRRVYIQKVNGKLRPLGIPSVRDRVVQTATVLILEPIFEADFKDCSHGFRPERSAHDALKAIGQELRQGRCAVYDADLAGYFDSIPHDKLIACVQMRVTDRSVLKLIRMWLKAPVEETEKGKPPTVKRNDKGTPQGGVISPLLANIYLHWFDAVFYRKDGPARWAKAKLVRYADDFVVLARYIGPQLEAFIEAKIEGWLGLKINRDKTRILDAREPGQTLDFLGYSFRYDRDLGGRPCRYWNLTPSRKALQRERDRLREMTGPEQCFKPLPTVIDELNMQMRGWANYFSLGYPRVAFRHVNGYVRQRLTRHAKRRSQRGYWPLKV; translated from the coding sequence ATGACAGAAGAAGCGACGGAGTACTATCGCATTGACGACAGACTCTTGCCGCCGAAACTCGCCGCGCTGAGACAGAAGCTGAGTCAGAAGGCCAAACAGGAGAAGCGGTTTCGCTTCTACAGTCTCTATGGCCACATTGGCCGGGCCGACACTCTGCTGGCGGCATGGAAACATGTACGCGCCAACGGCGGAAAAGAAGGCCCCGATGGTGTGACCATCGAGGACATCGAACAGAGTCAAGGAGGAGTCGAAGCCTTCTTGGCGGATATTGAACGCAGCCTGAAGGATCGAACCTACCGTGCTGGAAAAGTGCGGCGGGTCTACATCCAGAAGGTGAACGGGAAACTCCGTCCCTTGGGAATACCCTCGGTGCGGGATCGGGTCGTGCAGACCGCTACGGTTCTGATATTGGAACCGATCTTTGAAGCTGACTTCAAGGACTGCTCCCATGGGTTCCGGCCTGAGCGCTCGGCGCATGATGCGTTGAAGGCGATTGGGCAGGAGCTCCGGCAAGGGCGGTGTGCGGTGTATGATGCGGATCTGGCCGGCTATTTCGACAGTATTCCACACGACAAGCTCATCGCTTGTGTGCAGATGCGTGTCACCGACCGGTCCGTGCTGAAGCTGATCCGAATGTGGCTGAAAGCGCCGGTAGAGGAAACGGAGAAAGGCAAACCGCCGACCGTGAAGCGCAACGACAAGGGCACGCCGCAAGGCGGGGTCATTTCGCCGCTTCTGGCCAACATCTATCTGCACTGGTTCGATGCGGTGTTTTACCGCAAAGACGGACCGGCACGGTGGGCGAAGGCCAAACTGGTGAGGTACGCCGATGACTTCGTGGTCCTCGCCCGGTATATCGGTCCGCAACTCGAAGCGTTCATCGAAGCCAAGATAGAAGGGTGGCTCGGGCTGAAGATCAACCGGGACAAGACCCGGATACTCGATGCTCGGGAACCGGGGCAGACGCTGGACTTTCTCGGATATAGCTTCCGCTATGACCGGGACCTCGGCGGACGCCCGTGCCGGTACTGGAACCTGACACCGTCGCGGAAAGCGCTCCAACGGGAACGTGATCGGCTTCGGGAGATGACCGGACCGGAACAATGCTTCAAACCTCTGCCGACGGTGATCGACGAACTCAACATGCAAATGCGAGGATGGGCAAACTACTTTTCGCTGGGTTATCCGCGTGTGGCATTCCGCCACGTCAATGGATACGTGCGACAGCGTCTCACGCGACATGCGAAACGACGCAGTCAGCGCGGCTACTGGCCCCTGAAGGTATGA
- a CDS encoding ribbon-helix-helix domain-containing protein, producing the protein MNEYSNVYIGHIHDTGVRIMFRTQVYLTEEERCGLAQMVEFTGRKQSQLIREAVDQFLYQARELRAEHTLNKASGLWCNRDDLPDFDEIRRSWDRGMVG; encoded by the coding sequence ATGAATGAGTATAGTAATGTATACATCGGACATATACATGACACGGGGGTGCGTATTATGTTCCGGACGCAAGTATATTTGACTGAAGAGGAGCGCTGCGGCCTGGCTCAAATGGTGGAATTCACGGGGCGGAAGCAATCTCAACTGATTCGAGAAGCTGTAGATCAGTTCCTGTACCAGGCCCGCGAGTTGCGTGCAGAGCACACATTGAACAAGGCCTCCGGTCTCTGGTGCAACCGGGATGATTTGCCCGATTTTGATGAAATCCGGCGCTCCTGGGACCGGGGGATGGTTGGATGA
- a CDS encoding DeoR/GlpR family DNA-binding transcription regulator — translation MPQRLERIRMRLREDGLVRVDDLAEELAVSPATIRRDLEELESKNELRRVHGGAVRAGGLMEEPLFDDKTSRSPEEKKRIASEAVKLIHPDASIYIDGGSTLLELARLLRDWTQITVVTNSLRAAYELASGGPRLILVGGELRRRSQTMVGPLTRCLVEEIHLDQAFMGTIGLDADAGLTTTDPGEAFTKREVTARAREVILLADSSKIGAVSFAHSGGMEHLDRVITDRGAPASFTKLLKKKGIQLTRA, via the coding sequence GTGCCGCAGCGTCTTGAGCGCATCCGGATGAGGTTGCGCGAGGACGGGCTGGTCCGGGTGGATGATCTCGCGGAGGAGCTGGCGGTTTCTCCGGCGACGATCCGGCGCGATTTGGAGGAGCTGGAGAGCAAGAACGAGCTTCGGCGCGTCCATGGCGGGGCGGTCCGTGCGGGCGGGCTGATGGAGGAACCGCTGTTTGACGACAAGACGTCCCGTTCTCCCGAGGAGAAGAAGCGGATCGCATCGGAGGCGGTCAAGCTGATCCATCCGGACGCCTCGATTTACATCGACGGCGGCAGCACGCTGCTGGAGCTGGCGCGGCTTCTGCGCGACTGGACACAGATCACGGTGGTGACCAATTCGCTGCGCGCGGCGTACGAGCTGGCCTCGGGCGGCCCGCGGCTGATTCTTGTGGGCGGCGAATTGCGCCGCCGCAGCCAGACGATGGTCGGACCCCTGACCCGCTGCCTGGTCGAAGAGATCCATCTCGACCAGGCCTTCATGGGGACCATCGGTCTCGATGCCGACGCCGGACTGACCACGACCGATCCGGGCGAGGCCTTTACCAAGCGGGAGGTCACTGCACGGGCGCGCGAGGTCATTCTGCTCGCCGACAGCAGCAAGATCGGCGCGGTCTCGTTCGCGCATTCCGGCGGGATGGAGCATCTCGACCGGGTCATCACGGACCGCGGCGCGCCGGCCTCGTTTACGAAACTGTTGAAGAAAAAGGGAATTCAACTGACCCGGGCCTGA
- a CDS encoding thioredoxin family protein yields the protein MKRLFTASLLILALPLLMPGAQGAEALEVGASMPKMDVEMKNVDGGMLTLEEIRGEKGTLVIFSCRHCPFVQKWQQRMVEIGNTYRKKDVGVVFINSNDPERFPEDRFESMQEQAEENGYHFPYVMDLTSAVAKAFGARRTPEAFLFNKDDELVYHGAIDDNLNHPDKVKKPFLRDALDALLKGETPPRQKTPSIGCSIKLR from the coding sequence ATGAAACGCTTATTCACCGCAAGCCTGCTGATACTCGCGCTGCCGTTGCTGATGCCCGGCGCGCAGGGCGCCGAAGCTCTCGAAGTCGGTGCGTCCATGCCGAAGATGGATGTTGAGATGAAAAACGTCGACGGAGGGATGCTGACCCTTGAAGAAATCAGGGGCGAGAAAGGCACGCTGGTGATCTTCTCGTGCCGCCACTGCCCCTTCGTGCAGAAGTGGCAACAACGGATGGTGGAGATCGGCAACACATACCGCAAAAAGGACGTCGGCGTCGTCTTCATCAATTCCAACGACCCCGAACGCTTTCCGGAGGACCGCTTCGAAAGCATGCAGGAACAGGCCGAAGAAAACGGTTACCACTTCCCCTACGTCATGGACCTGACCTCGGCAGTGGCGAAGGCCTTCGGAGCCAGACGCACCCCCGAAGCGTTCCTGTTCAATAAAGACGACGAACTCGTCTATCACGGGGCGATCGACGACAACCTCAATCACCCGGATAAGGTAAAAAAGCCCTTCCTGCGGGACGCCCTGGACGCACTGCTTAAAGGGGAAACCCCGCCCCGGCAGAAGACCCCGTCGATCGGCTGCAGTATCAAGCTGCGGTGA
- a CDS encoding dihydrolipoamide acetyltransferase family protein, which produces MVFSHDAIPASGPNGRIVERDVKAYLEQQGLDRLRITPAARELAGQEEVDILTLEGRGDDGTITIDDVRRAIASRPQPMSRMRRIIADRLTQSFRDIPHFFVTVGADMTDLMAYRKELKAAGRSYSLNDFVMKSVILALEEHGDVNSMTPDGRSIVRHPQVHLGLAVSIEQGLVVPVIRNAGALDMDALHEQARERAGRARDGKLTPEEMQGGTFTISNMGMLGVEQFNAIINPGEGAILAVASVQDTPAVREGELTVRKQMKMTLSADHRIVDGATGAQFLNAVKDKLEDVEFWKQLVG; this is translated from the coding sequence CTGGTCTTCTCGCACGACGCCATTCCCGCCTCGGGCCCGAACGGACGGATCGTCGAACGGGACGTAAAAGCGTACCTCGAACAGCAGGGCCTCGACCGGCTCCGCATCACGCCGGCGGCGCGCGAGCTGGCCGGGCAGGAAGAAGTCGACATCCTCACCCTCGAGGGCCGTGGGGACGACGGAACCATCACGATCGACGACGTCCGGCGCGCGATCGCGTCCCGCCCGCAGCCGATGAGCCGGATGCGCCGGATTATCGCCGACCGCCTCACGCAGAGCTTCCGCGACATCCCGCACTTCTTCGTGACCGTCGGCGCGGACATGACCGATCTGATGGCGTACCGCAAGGAGCTGAAGGCCGCGGGCCGCTCCTATTCGCTGAACGACTTCGTGATGAAGTCGGTCATCCTCGCCCTGGAGGAGCACGGCGATGTGAACAGCATGACGCCCGACGGCCGGAGCATCGTGCGGCATCCGCAGGTCCACCTCGGACTCGCGGTCTCCATCGAACAGGGTCTGGTGGTACCGGTCATCCGCAACGCGGGCGCACTCGACATGGACGCCCTGCACGAGCAGGCCCGCGAACGGGCCGGCAGGGCGCGCGACGGCAAACTCACGCCCGAGGAGATGCAGGGCGGCACGTTCACGATCTCCAATATGGGCATGCTCGGCGTGGAACAGTTCAATGCGATCATCAATCCCGGCGAGGGCGCGATCCTCGCGGTGGCCTCGGTACAGGACACGCCGGCGGTGCGGGAGGGCGAACTGACCGTGCGCAAACAGATGAAGATGACGCTGTCCGCCGATCACCGCATCGTCGACGGCGCCACCGGGGCGCAGTTCCTGAACGCGGTCAAAGACAAACTGGAAGACGTGGAGTTCTGGAAACAGCTCGTCGGCTGA
- a CDS encoding IS110 family transposase has protein sequence MQTTSAKELYAGADLHGNNVFLSICDREGTEVFRRRVRTTLDAVNEAMDPYWPQVQAMGIESTFNWYWLVDGLREQNRDVRLGNPAKMKQYKGLKHADDASDARWLAELLRLDIFPESYIYPKEVRSIRDALRRRQLFVRRRTQVMLSLQSLLERYGFKAPGSRALQQWTQADVEATGLDPFVQLQLRTLLEAVQCSERLAGQIESAVLGFIEPNPSFEQVQTVPGIGKALGMTIVLESGNFARFPNAGCYASYCRAVKSERSSNSRKKGENNKRNGNPFLAWAFVEAASFAPRFYPEIQSWYDRKKKKRNAIVAKKALAAKLSKAVWHVMNGEEYVMGMLF, from the coding sequence ATGCAAACGACCAGCGCAAAGGAATTGTACGCAGGAGCCGACCTGCATGGAAACAATGTTTTTCTCTCGATTTGCGACCGGGAAGGCACGGAAGTCTTCCGGCGGCGGGTACGAACCACGCTCGATGCAGTCAATGAGGCGATGGATCCCTACTGGCCGCAGGTTCAGGCGATGGGGATTGAGTCCACGTTCAACTGGTACTGGCTGGTGGACGGCTTGCGTGAGCAGAACCGGGACGTGCGATTGGGGAATCCGGCGAAGATGAAACAGTACAAGGGGTTGAAACATGCCGATGACGCATCGGATGCTCGTTGGCTGGCCGAACTGCTCCGATTGGATATTTTCCCGGAGAGCTACATTTATCCGAAGGAGGTTCGTTCGATTCGCGACGCGCTTCGACGCCGACAGCTGTTTGTCAGGCGGCGCACCCAGGTTATGCTCAGCCTGCAAAGCCTGCTGGAGCGTTACGGATTCAAGGCGCCGGGATCGCGTGCTCTTCAGCAGTGGACGCAGGCGGATGTCGAGGCGACGGGCCTTGATCCGTTCGTACAGCTTCAACTCCGCACGTTGCTTGAGGCGGTCCAGTGCAGTGAGCGGCTGGCCGGACAGATCGAATCAGCGGTGCTGGGGTTTATTGAGCCCAACCCATCGTTTGAACAGGTTCAGACCGTGCCGGGCATCGGGAAGGCGCTTGGGATGACCATCGTGCTTGAAAGCGGCAACTTCGCCCGCTTCCCGAACGCGGGATGCTACGCCTCCTACTGCCGCGCCGTCAAAAGTGAGCGAAGTTCCAACAGCAGGAAGAAAGGTGAGAACAATAAGCGCAACGGCAATCCGTTTCTCGCATGGGCTTTCGTTGAAGCCGCGAGCTTCGCTCCGCGCTTTTATCCGGAGATTCAATCCTGGTATGACCGGAAGAAGAAAAAGCGCAACGCGATTGTGGCGAAGAAGGCCTTGGCGGCAAAATTGTCCAAAGCCGTTTGGCATGTCATGAACGGGGAGGAATATGTAATGGGAATGTTGTTTTAA
- a CDS encoding alpha-ketoacid dehydrogenase subunit alpha/beta, with protein MPNYLSDNRPDFTPFEIDCGKIPGFQYRGDLKHEVDHGLEKEEIPRLLENMLMVREVEEMIIKLRSGAYEATADFEYRGPTHVSIGQEGTAVGACTALAPTDKITSTHRGHGDSMAKGTAAIFAMDEDELRARVPDAKGSSREELLEAALEDHAYRTIGELFGKDDGYCKGRGGGMHIADFSIGHLGANAIVGGGVPIATGAAMALRYLRDEEVVCCFAGDGAYANGVVLEALNWAAQYQFTNKLSKADRKGLPIIFVVQNNHYGMTHRTDNEVMGVETLARRGAGFADDNMKAETVNGMDILAVRDAVGRAAETCRKGEGPVLLEVSTYRYYGHSLSDPRNEYRTREEEQAWRDIDPIDTFIAQVLEQKLMSEDEVEALRKKVADRNARAAVRAAESADPDPADVLKYLYTDTVCDEVPDEHAKVEIVNEPPEIKRDDDQRTTYRDAIKEALIEEMKRDDRVIVYGEDVADYGGAFKATKGLLETFGRDRVFNTPISEACICGTAVGAAMAGLRPVAELMYMDFSLMASDQIANQAAKWHYMSGAQTEVPLVYRASVGGGKGYGGQHSQTLESVFAHIPGLYVVYPATPYDAKGLLKSAIRDNNPVMFVESQILYGKKGVVPPEDYTLPLGRSDVKREGGDLTLVTWGPMLHDVLKAADTLSGEGVEADVIDLLSLVPLDLQPVLDSVRKTGRCVVASHAVSVGSFTAEVASRITHEAFDYLDAPVMRVGARDGIAPQSHVLEAAFLPDADDILSAAKGIL; from the coding sequence ATGCCGAACTACCTCAGCGACAACCGGCCCGACTTCACGCCGTTCGAGATCGACTGCGGAAAGATACCCGGGTTTCAGTACCGGGGCGACCTGAAGCACGAAGTGGACCACGGATTGGAAAAAGAGGAAATCCCGCGCCTGCTCGAGAACATGCTGATGGTCCGGGAAGTCGAAGAGATGATCATCAAGCTCCGCTCCGGCGCCTACGAGGCCACCGCGGACTTCGAATACCGCGGCCCGACGCATGTCTCCATCGGCCAGGAGGGCACGGCCGTGGGCGCCTGCACCGCCCTCGCGCCGACGGACAAGATCACCTCGACGCACCGCGGACACGGCGACAGCATGGCCAAGGGTACGGCGGCGATCTTTGCGATGGATGAAGACGAGCTGCGCGCCCGCGTGCCGGACGCGAAGGGATCCTCGCGCGAGGAACTGCTCGAGGCCGCGCTCGAAGACCACGCCTACCGCACCATCGGCGAGCTGTTCGGCAAGGACGACGGCTACTGCAAGGGGCGCGGCGGCGGCATGCACATCGCCGACTTCTCCATCGGCCACCTCGGCGCGAACGCGATCGTCGGCGGCGGCGTCCCGATCGCGACCGGCGCAGCGATGGCGCTGCGCTACCTGCGCGACGAGGAGGTGGTCTGCTGCTTCGCCGGCGACGGCGCGTACGCCAACGGCGTGGTGCTCGAAGCGCTCAACTGGGCCGCGCAGTACCAGTTCACCAACAAGCTCTCGAAGGCCGATCGCAAGGGCCTCCCGATCATCTTCGTCGTCCAGAACAACCATTACGGCATGACCCACCGCACCGACAACGAAGTCATGGGCGTGGAGACTTTGGCCCGCCGCGGCGCCGGGTTCGCGGACGACAACATGAAGGCAGAAACGGTCAACGGCATGGACATTCTCGCCGTACGCGACGCCGTCGGGAGAGCGGCGGAGACGTGCCGCAAGGGCGAAGGCCCCGTGCTGCTCGAAGTCAGCACCTACCGCTATTACGGCCACTCGCTCTCGGACCCGCGCAATGAATACCGCACGCGCGAAGAAGAACAGGCGTGGCGCGACATCGACCCGATCGATACCTTCATCGCCCAGGTCCTCGAGCAGAAGCTCATGAGCGAGGACGAGGTGGAGGCGCTCAGGAAGAAGGTCGCCGACCGCAACGCGCGGGCCGCCGTCCGCGCCGCCGAGTCGGCCGACCCCGATCCGGCCGATGTGCTCAAGTATCTCTACACCGATACGGTCTGCGACGAGGTCCCCGACGAGCACGCGAAGGTGGAGATCGTCAACGAACCCCCGGAGATCAAGCGCGACGACGATCAGCGCACGACCTACCGCGATGCGATCAAGGAGGCGCTGATCGAGGAAATGAAGCGCGACGACCGCGTGATCGTCTACGGCGAGGACGTGGCCGATTACGGCGGCGCGTTCAAGGCCACCAAGGGCCTGCTCGAGACGTTCGGCCGCGACCGCGTCTTCAATACGCCGATCTCCGAAGCCTGCATCTGCGGCACGGCGGTCGGCGCGGCAATGGCGGGGCTGCGTCCGGTGGCGGAACTGATGTATATGGACTTCTCGCTGATGGCCTCGGACCAGATCGCCAACCAGGCGGCGAAGTGGCACTACATGTCCGGCGCCCAGACGGAAGTCCCGCTGGTCTACCGCGCGTCGGTCGGCGGCGGCAAGGGCTACGGGGGACAGCACTCCCAGACCCTCGAGAGCGTCTTCGCCCATATCCCCGGCCTGTACGTGGTCTATCCGGCCACGCCCTACGACGCCAAGGGACTGCTGAAGAGCGCGATCCGCGACAACAATCCCGTGATGTTCGTCGAGTCGCAGATCCTCTACGGGAAGAAGGGCGTGGTTCCGCCGGAGGATTACACACTGCCGCTGGGCCGCTCGGACGTAAAACGCGAAGGCGGCGACCTGACGCTCGTCACCTGGGGGCCGATGCTCCACGACGTACTCAAGGCGGCGGACACGCTGTCCGGCGAGGGTGTCGAAGCGGACGTCATCGACCTCCTTTCGCTCGTGCCGCTGGACCTGCAGCCGGTGCTCGACTCGGTCCGCAAAACGGGCCGCTGCGTCGTCGCCAGCCACGCCGTCTCGGTGGGCAGTTTCACCGCCGAAGTCGCCTCCCGCATCACGCACGAGGCCTTCGATTACCTCGACGCCCCGGTGATGCGGGTCGGCGCGCGGGACGGGATCGCTCCGCAGTCGCACGTGCTGGAGGCCGCGTTCCTGCCGGACGCGGATGATATCCTCTCCGCCGCGAAGGGGATCCTGTGA
- the lpdA gene encoding dihydrolipoyl dehydrogenase, producing MDYDIIVIGAGPGGYPAAIRAAQRGAKTAIVEKEWLGGTCLNCGCIPAKTLIAGSHRYHDVETADKLGVKVSGVEIDYAALVAHKDKTIKTLTGGIGSLLKANGVDLYEGTGSFETANKIRVDLNGGGEEHLTGEKVIIATGSNSIMPGFLPESDRVVDSRAFMERTELPESLIVLGGGYIGCELACMAARLGVKVTIVELLEDILTTIDKDLRKVVIRHMKKELGIEILTGAPLAEVTADKNGVRGKAGEREVGADMLLASVGRHPVTEGLKLEAIGIAPDEKGFIPVDEFSRTTARGVYAIGDVSNPIQLAHAATDQALAAVDHALGDPESRRERCIPYAMFTNPEVSGVGLTESEAKEKGYEVRTGTFQFRSLGRALAGHESEGFGKLVADAATDQLLGAQCVGSRATDLIGEAATAVRNELTAKAFGRTVHAHPTFAEVWMEAAHDAHGECIHAPPKKR from the coding sequence ATGGACTATGACATCATCGTAATCGGCGCGGGACCGGGCGGCTATCCCGCCGCCATCCGGGCCGCACAGCGCGGCGCGAAAACCGCCATCGTCGAGAAGGAGTGGCTCGGGGGCACCTGCCTCAACTGCGGCTGCATCCCCGCCAAGACGCTCATCGCGGGCTCGCACCGCTATCACGACGTGGAGACGGCCGATAAACTCGGCGTCAAGGTCTCCGGCGTCGAGATCGACTATGCCGCCCTCGTCGCGCACAAGGACAAGACGATCAAGACGCTGACCGGCGGCATCGGCTCGCTCCTCAAAGCGAACGGGGTCGATCTGTACGAAGGCACCGGATCGTTCGAGACGGCTAACAAGATCAGGGTCGATCTGAACGGCGGCGGCGAAGAACACCTCACCGGAGAAAAGGTGATCATCGCCACCGGCTCGAATTCGATTATGCCCGGCTTTCTGCCCGAGAGCGACCGCGTGGTGGACAGCCGCGCGTTCATGGAACGCACCGAACTGCCCGAAAGCCTGATCGTGCTCGGCGGGGGCTATATCGGCTGTGAACTGGCCTGCATGGCCGCGCGCCTCGGCGTGAAGGTCACCATCGTCGAATTGCTTGAAGATATCCTGACGACGATCGACAAGGATCTGCGCAAGGTCGTCATCCGTCACATGAAGAAGGAACTCGGCATTGAGATCCTGACCGGCGCGCCGCTCGCAGAGGTCACGGCGGACAAAAACGGCGTCCGGGGCAAGGCGGGCGAGCGCGAGGTCGGCGCCGATATGCTGCTGGCCTCCGTGGGACGCCATCCGGTGACGGAGGGACTGAAGCTCGAGGCGATCGGCATTGCGCCGGACGAGAAGGGCTTTATTCCGGTCGACGAATTCAGCCGCACGACGGCGCGCGGCGTGTACGCGATCGGCGACGTCAGCAACCCGATCCAGCTCGCGCACGCGGCGACCGACCAGGCGCTGGCGGCGGTCGATCACGCGCTGGGCGATCCCGAGAGCCGGCGCGAACGCTGCATCCCCTACGCCATGTTCACCAATCCCGAGGTCTCCGGCGTGGGCCTCACGGAGAGTGAGGCGAAGGAAAAGGGCTACGAGGTGCGCACCGGAACCTTCCAGTTCCGCTCGCTGGGCCGCGCACTGGCCGGACACGAGTCCGAAGGGTTCGGCAAACTCGTCGCCGACGCCGCGACCGATCAGCTCCTCGGCGCGCAGTGCGTGGGATCGCGCGCGACGGACCTGATCGGCGAAGCGGCCACGGCCGTGCGCAACGAACTCACCGCGAAAGCATTCGGTCGTACGGTCCACGCGCACCCGACCTTCGCCGAAGTCTGGATGGAGGCCGCGCACGACGCGCACGGCGAATGCATCCACGCCCCGCCGAAGAAGCGCTAA
- a CDS encoding biotin/lipoyl-containing protein produces the protein MAEAQPVRMPKLGQTVEEAEIVNWHKKEGDAVEKGETLFEVETDKAVLEAESFYEGTLLKIVVPEGKSVPVQSVVAYVGAEGDTIPEAPPQEAPKPQPEKRAAPAAKAEAPKAEQPAAAPSPAAAARSRPRLPARNAPSSARARRNSAGSTWSSRTTPFPPRARTDGSSNGT, from the coding sequence ATGGCTGAAGCACAACCCGTACGCATGCCGAAACTGGGACAGACGGTCGAAGAGGCCGAAATCGTCAACTGGCACAAGAAGGAAGGCGACGCCGTCGAAAAGGGCGAGACGCTCTTCGAGGTCGAAACCGACAAGGCCGTGCTCGAGGCGGAAAGCTTCTACGAGGGTACGCTGCTGAAGATCGTCGTCCCGGAAGGCAAGTCCGTCCCGGTACAGTCGGTCGTCGCCTACGTCGGCGCCGAGGGCGACACGATCCCCGAAGCGCCGCCGCAGGAGGCGCCGAAACCGCAGCCGGAGAAAAGAGCGGCCCCGGCCGCGAAAGCGGAGGCGCCGAAAGCGGAACAACCCGCCGCCGCGCCCTCCCCCGCGGCCGCGGCCCGCAGCCGGCCGCGCCTGCCGGCCCGCAACGCACCTTCATCAGCCCGCGCGCGAAGAAACTCTGCCGGGAGCACCTGGTCTTCTCGCACGACGCCATTCCCGCCTCGGGCCCGAACGGACGGATCGTCGAACGGGACGTAA
- a CDS encoding type II toxin-antitoxin system VapC family toxin, which translates to MTPPLLVDTDVLIDFLRGYAEADLLLRNEGSRMVLSSIVVAELYSGVRGEKERCTLDELTGLFPVIPVSRDIAIAGGIYRNKFAKTHGVGLADALIAATAQSRSAQLATLNVKHYPMFPDLKPAYVKNFA; encoded by the coding sequence ATGACCCCTCCCCTGCTGGTGGACACGGATGTTCTGATCGATTTTCTTCGAGGGTATGCCGAGGCCGACCTTTTGTTGCGAAACGAAGGGTCTCGCATGGTACTTTCGAGCATTGTGGTCGCAGAGCTTTACTCGGGCGTCAGAGGCGAGAAGGAGCGTTGCACGCTCGATGAATTGACCGGCCTTTTCCCCGTCATACCCGTATCGCGCGACATCGCCATCGCGGGGGGCATCTATCGGAATAAGTTCGCAAAAACGCACGGCGTCGGACTCGCCGATGCGCTTATCGCGGCGACGGCGCAGTCCCGGTCCGCGCAGCTGGCCACCCTGAATGTGAAACACTATCCCATGTTTCCGGACTTGAAACCGGCGTATGTGAAGAACTTCGCGTAG